TGGTCCACACAGTAACTTATTACGGTAGCTAATAAAGCAGGACCTTGTTTTGCCTCTAGATATGCGTTgttacctgaacacacctccccccccccccccccccccccccccccccccccgtctctcccccctttctttctctgtctctctcaaccCCCCACCCTCACCTCTCTCTCAGGTTCATGAACTGCAGGGTCCCAGCCAGTAAGAGATACCAGCCCACTGAATATGAACATGCTGCAAACTGTGCCACACATGGGGTGAGCCAAACAAATACAGACGGACAGTAAagactttttctttcatttcagccCTCTTAAAGCTTTTCTGGTTTATAATCTCCATTGTTGATATTGAAGAAGGCCTGAAGGCCGAAACGTTATCGAAATCGAATAGAGAAATGCACATTGAGCCAGAGTATGcaacgctttaaaaaaaataatttgtaggTCTACTTCCTGGGATCAGTACTTCACAACAGTCTTTGGTGTGGGTTACTTTTctatacaatacatacaatatcTACACTGTCCccatgtttctgtgtttagCAAGTCTGTCAGCGAGGAATAAGGCAGAATATGGAGGACTTTTGGCCGTGCCATAGAGGATATAATCTGTGATTCAGGCTGTAGTTTTCTCTAATCTGCTGTAATCCCTGTGCGCTTCCGCCTCTGACAGAGCAAGACACACAGTGaatgaaacagagagaaaacatgacTGTAATGACTGTAAAGCCTCACATGGGCTGGGGGTTTCTGATAATTCATTGCGTTCATTCACTCAGTCAGTTAAGGAGCCATTTTGAAGGGCAGTGTATGCCATAAACATGAAGTACCATCTTCACCTTTTGTTAGATACAGAATCAGTTAAAGTAgaagttcaacattttggtaaATACACCACTCTCGagtgtgtacagtaaatatgagtACAGCCAACAGCTGAATAGCTatgcttagcttagcaaaaaagatttgaaatGGGTAAACAGCTAGCATGGCTCCCTGTCGACGATAACACAATCCACTCGCtaacatgttaaaaaacagCCAAATTACGTTTTTAcactatgttttttgttttttgtgacctTCAGACAGatccaggctagctgttttcagtctttatgctaagctaagctaagctatgCAGCTGCTAGTGGTAGCTTCATACAACACTTCAAGGGCAACactggaatttcccattttttgggatcaataaaaatctatctatctaNNNNNNNNNNctatctatctatctatctatctatctatctatctatctgttagaaaaatgattaccaaaagacaacaaagagTCACTGGAATCACTTTAACAAAGTATTACTTGCGCAAGGAGTCAGTCACAGACAAGGTACAGAGATGGACTGGAGAGCAAACTCCACAGTCTTCACTTTAAACATTGAAATCCCCCCTCCTTTCTCCATGGTTACCATGCCCCAAACAGCTGCGCTATTTCAAAGGTAATTAAAAACTCTACCTGACATGTGAAAGGTAGTGAAACAGTGAAGATTGGAAAAGGAGAGAAGTTCAGCCTTGAGTGTCTGAAGATAGCTGGGAAGGAATGTGACCCTGGGCACTTGAAGATGGTTATTATAAGCCAGTAAAAGTACAAGATATATTCAGTTTTAATAGTTACATTTTCTaacactatctatctatctatctatctatctatctatctatctatctatctatctatctatctatctatctatctatctatctatctatctatcgagtACAGACacaagagtggtatcaatcttctcatcaaacTCTTGACAAATAGAAAGCGAATAAGTGTATTTCTTAAAATGCCCGGTTACATTACAGAAATACtagattttatatatttattttatataatttagcGTTAATGCACTTTAAAGAAATAAGAACATTGTTAAGGAAAGTCTCTCTCATATACTATAATAAATGTGATGTGTGTATCATGAGAAAATGaaactgtagtttttttcaatCATTCGGACGTTCTCTAGGTATGGATCCTCCCCAGTCTGGTGGGCGGGTCTGTGctctacttcctgtctgtggaCCAATGGCATTGTGTGGCTGCCTGGCTCTATGAGCGGTCTCACCGGCTGTTCGTCACCTCAACACTCTTCCAACCGCTGCCTGGAAAATCAGCCACctccggtgtgtgtgtggtgtgtgtgtgtgtgtgtggtgtgtgtgtgtgtgtgtgtgtgtgtgtgtgttgtgtttggttgttggtttgttttttgtgtgtgtgtgtgtgtgtgtgtgtgtgtgtgtgtgtgtgtgtgtgcgtgtgtgtgtgtggggcagaAAACGCTGGCAGGGATTTGGcagctgtgcatgtgtgtgtttatgtgctccAGTAGACTTTTACATCCCACTCAGACATACAGTTTGTTAATCAGGACAGAGCCAGAAGGCCAGAGTGCAAAGAACAGATGTGACATAGTAAtgaaaatatttcacatttttaactcACACCTTCTAAAAAGCATTCACTCACACATTAACAGTCAAAAACCCACTAACTCTACATTCAGCTTGGTCCACTTTCCCCTCATGACCCcataaaatcaaaaataaatctttagtcaggaaaaaaaatatctcaGAAAGCCATGTTCTTCAAATTTGGCTTAATCCAGAATAACATGCTACCGGGTTGAAATGATGGTTAATTCTCTCTTTGGTCTAACATCTCTCAGTGGAAACGTTTAAGTGAGGTGATGCGTTTTTGTTCAATGTATCCCAAACTATATTCTAGGTTTGAGGTTGAACGTTCATTGAAaaccctcatggtgtcctcgggtcaaaattgaccttttttttttatatcacgAAATATGGGCTGtcgaaatgtaaaaaataaatatatgacaACATGttgggaaaagcaacaaaaacgatGAAAAACGTtgtcactgacaaaaaaaaaaacgtggctTGGAAATCCACAACCAAATCAGAAAGGAtaaccgtacgttcacaccgccaccgacttgagcgtctaaagttaccggaagtcattcattttcaatggaagcttctctcagctgcaaggagcggcaaatctgtcggcgtcgcgttttgggcgttttgagcatgttgagcgtcaatcagaaagttgaaatttttcaactttatggtaatgagctatgacgcggtgcagcggctaacgccagccgccaatcggaatatagacgtccttcacgctggctgatcctggagaaacatacgatgtaatctttcgatcctacaaaaacattaattctgaggacaatctcataatcgccgttgctgggttacctttcgtttataatataacgttgtttgtacataggtacaagttaacgctacctgccggtcacatccgctcacagtgaagtccgggacgggtcactaggttagtctgggtcattaggttagtctgggtcactaggttagtctgggtcactagaatagtctggcggctgctcgctctgcctgcatgccgctatggctcagcggctaacgagcgagctaactgctaacagaccccgttgcgaccaattaatacaacttctgtcattatatatgtaatttataaaggtttctagtgtcagtgtattggccatGGCTGCGTGCGCTTCTCCCGGTCGAACGgaaaacgccgccacgtcagagcggccaaagcgtcacaaagcttccccgtactttttgaNNNNNNNNNNNNNcggggcggccagagcttttttgcagctcaagtcggtggcggtgtgaacgtacggtaaAGGTTCTGGCATCAAGTAATGGAAGTCGCCCATcttgaggggcggcaccaagNNNNNNNNNNaaaatctcactgcacgcaattggataacaccaCGACCAGTCACAACAACACATGGGGTGGTGTATCCAGAGTCCAATACGCTTAGCTGTCTACCAGCGGAGCTANNNNNNNNNNTAAACTGTAGTCATATGTTTAGCTCGCCTTTGGCCCGCCTATATccgatacaccgatgtgattggtgcaccttggctacaagggcatagttaatgagcagcattactcaatgccagagtaacaaattgtgctcttgcgaAAACCCTGGATTTTTGAGGCacggaaaatgtaaaaaaggcaccaaaaagattgaaaaagtgacagaaatgatggaaaaaacgataacaatgtttaaaaaaagtgaccaaaacgttgacaaaaaacacatagaaatgtttttgttgttgaaaaaagccttcaagccctttgaacctgttattgttttttattgtcactaacagacaagaggcactaaaattgatttaaaaaaagatgtatttattttgaatttttgttttttattatgatttttaTGGGGTCTGAGAAAATTAATTTAGCTAAAAAGctaaaaagggtctaaaatcaCCAATGGTCCAAATGACATTAATATTCTTAACAGTTTAGCTGCAATGGAACCATATagaaaaattaaatgagaaaacGTTTTGctgttatactgttactgtatACCGCCCGGCCCTAATCAAGCTAACTTAATCATTCCAACAGAGAGCACAATTAATATAGCTGTACAACCTGAGCTATCGGAAAAACCACACCACCACaaaagtttgtgtgtttattatgATTTTATTAACATATTTAACTGAGAATGTGATGAATAGAGTCCAACTTTTAAACAACTCCTCTGCCCTTTCACACACAATAGTCAGAAAAGACATAACAGGCACTGTTTTATGTGTCGAAGGACAGGGTCAGAGGAAGTTtgaatgtgtggtgtgtgtgcgtgcgtgcgtgtctgtgtgttttcacaacAACCAAACGtgccttttaaaatgtgagCCCTGATATGAGTTGAAAGAAACAACAGCCCcctgttttttgtaatgttacGCAGGCTGGGTCCTGtataatttaaagaaatatggATAACACTAGAATTGAAGGATAGAAATGAGCTTGTTGCACTCTTTCTCTCGTCTGTGTGTAGGAAGGTGGAGCAGCGTTTCCACATGTGTGACAGAATGGCCATCTACTTCTTCATAGCTGCCTCCTACTCTCCCTGGTGGGTCGAGGGGTGACACACAGTCTGGTGGATTACACAGCTGGTTAATAAGAAGCTCCAACGGTGAATGTACCCATGTGTCTCCTCAGGTTGATGCTGAGGGACCTGGGGCCCTGGGCGTGCCACATGCGCTGGCTGATATGGCTCATGGCCTGCGTAGGATCCTTGTATGTCTTCTTTTTCCACGAGAGGTAACaaagtctgtctttgtgtcGCTCTGCTCTGAGTCCTGGTATTTAAACAATTAACCTGAAACGAAGTGTTTACAGCAAACACTGGGCTGTTCGAAGCAGAAACAAGTCCCATAGAATATGGTGTTGTATTTTCACGtcgtcttgttttttttacctgcagGTACAAGCTGGTAGAGTTGTTTGGATATGTGGCCATGGGGGTTGTTCCGGCTTTGGTCATCCTGTCTATGGTAAGCAtaaaccactaaggtctaagcgttgtctttctctgcttctgagaagaagaagaagaagaaaatgctgTCTTCTGTGAGCCCTCTTCCGCTGCAGCAGGCTTCCTGCTATTGTGACACTGTCAGGATTTAAAGGACCTATACAAATCATTCACTGTAACGTTACCACAGACTATTTTccaatgtgtatgtttttagaTTGACTTCGTCTCAGGTAAAAGTTGtactatattaaaatatattataacaatcacagtatatacagtatattttatatatttcccATAAAAAATAGCCGATAATGCATTAGTCTGTCCCTCTCTTTAGTCTGTTTTTAACCCTGTCGGTGGCTCCCATTGATTCCTACTCATGATATAAACTTTGGATCAGAAATTagcatatataataataaatataagttttgaaatagtttttcttttttttctttctgaagtgcttgacacttttttttgttgcaaacaTGAGTAAAGAATGTAAAGCATTTGTTCGGAACTACagtatttcaattttaattcaaaCAAAAACTGAATGGAAAATGGCTGATAAAAATGTAGTAACACACcgtatatacatatttaaaattcCTGGCTTTATGatcagaaatcagaatcagacatacaaaaacacacaagagcTTTTGTAAGTCACACACTAAAACAACTTATTCACCATAGCGTTGATTCATGGGTTATATTGTGTTAATAGGGGTCCAAACATCAATGCTGCTGAAAGTCGtttgttattattacttttttaaaattattattatcacttaTATCCCATCCTTTTTTTGCTACGGTAAATCacctttaaattaattttgtcAAACACTCACATGACTTTTTGGGCTGTTCCAGGTGGAgcgtgcaggtgtgtgtgaactGGCAGTGGGGGGTGTCTTCTATGTGGTGGGCGTGGTCTTCTTTAAGAGCGACGGCCTCGTCCCTTTCGCCCACGCCATCTGGCATCTTTTCGTGGCAGCAGGAGCATGCATTCATTATTACGCCATCTGGAGGTACCTGTACTTACCTGGGCCGCTGCTGCAGACGTTGAGGTGACGTCGAGCCTCTCCTAGTCATTAGGCCGTTTTGTTTTGACCACAGCTGACCTGACTCATGAGGCTGAACCTGGAGAGATGGTGCTGAGGTGATCTGATCGCCCTGACTGCTGCTGATCAGATGAAATTCTCCACAGTTGGGTCTCAAAGACCTGGGGGATATCTTACTGTTAAGCTAAAAGgcatttttaacatgctaatTATATAACAGACTGATCAGTGAACATTCATACTGACTAAACCAAACTTGCGCAGAGATACGACTCTCGTTCTGCTGTTCAAGACATTTTTATCAtcagaaagataaaaaaaaaaccagccCTGGGGTATGAATCTTTTGTGTTCATCACCTGCTGGGAGAGGTTTGTGCAAATAAGGCAACATATAATGTGCCAGCAAGATTAGATGAGCAATGCTGAGTGAAAGGAGTAGTTAAGCTAATGCACTTAATTCCCTTTCTTACTGGGAGTTAGATGacattgataccactctcatttCTGTACTAAATATATCATCAGCAACTCTCTGTAAGAATACACATCAAGCGTATAAAATGTTCTTTAATCACACATCTTCATAAGAGAACTGACGACAAACAGTCTGTGAGTAAACTATCCTCGGCTAATTAACTCCACCCTTTACATATTCTAACCATGGGTTATGGGCCAAAACATTCCACAGGGGCATTCCTCTATATTGGTGCTAACCCctactttactttattttggtTTTGTCCATTTTTGCACAGTggcaaaatatgaaaatattaaGTTGGCATGTTTTAGGTTGACTTAGACTGCATTAAGCAACCTGCAGACAGACTTAAAGTCCCCATATATTGGCTGATTAGAATTCCCATAGACTCTGATGAGCCTCTCTTATTCCAGATAATACGTCACTAGCCCGATGGTGATTCTGCTTTGATTTAGTTAGTTAGTCTTGAATAGGCCTCAAAATCAATTCTCATActattatgttatgttatttgtAAGATTAAAAGTCTAATCTAAAGCTATTGTTAAACTAAgtgtatttattgttaaattcaTAAAGAATGTCGTGGCTGTAAgcattgattgttttgtttagaGGATGACGATTGCAAGTTGTTTTGTTTAAGGGGTGCACTGTTATCCTTAAGCACTTTTCTATCAGCAACACTGTTGAATGAAGTATTCAGTAATTTCCTAAAATCCTTAGAATACACATGGGTTTGAATTTTTATACTTCTTTAAGCATAGTTCAACAGTTTGTTTTACAGAGTAATTTCTCAGGAAGTGAGcatttatataatttaaaacaaaatcagatgatctattttataaaattgtattttcattGTATTAAAGACGATAAACTATATTACACTGGGATGAGTTTGTGTATTCTGTGGATGCAAACAATGCTTTCAATCAAATAATGTCTTTTATTTACAAGAATAAGGTGCAAAAATCAAGATTCAGTAGGATTTCATGAGGGAATCTCCAGCTGCGAAATTCAAAATGATGATGTGTATgcatttcagtgtgtgtgtgtgttattgtgagtgtgtgtgttattgtgagtgtgtgtgtgtgtgtgtgttattgtgagTGTGTAAGGCTAGTGAGGGCCCGCAGTCGCAGGGGCATGGCCACGTTGGTGTCTCTGTGCCACTGGGGTGTGGTGACATGTGGAGGTGGGGTCAGGACGCTCTGAGCCACACCGGGGGCTTTCAGCAGTGACCACAACTCCTCGCCTCGCATTACTATGGCAACAAGGTCCTCTTCATCGGCACACCAGGCAACTGATCCGCCTCTGGTTAGCGTTCTTAGCTTGGAGAGGAACAGAGACACCCTAAAATAGACATAAACGCACAATTACACGACATTACATATGTCCGCAGGAGGAAAACCTCAAtcaaatccacaaaaaaaaaagtgtaggaCTGTCACCTGGGTATGAGGTCGTGTGATCGTGATGCCAGCTTAGCCAGAGCGCTCATTAGAGTGGTGATAACTCTGGGTGCGGGGCAATCTGCTCCAGGTGGTGGGACAGATGAAGTGATCTCAAACAGCACCGCCTCCAACGCCtcgaaacaggaagtgatgagCCTCACCGAGCAGCGGGAGTCGCATGACACGGAGAGGTACTCTCCCAGAACCCACACCTGAAAGCCAAACAAGTTCAAAATTATCTCAGTGtcaggtttttgttgttgcacatTTGAGTGTTTGGTGTGATATCGAAAGGATGCTGAGATGTGGAAAAAGCTTTAGTTTTGTATAggatccaaaacacacacaaaggaaagaGGATCATCCTTAGATCAGCATGAACCTCCTCTCTGCCATCCTCAGACTCACACACAGTTTTATTACCACATGTGTGTAGATTTCTTCTTTGCTGTACACGTTGGCTGTGGCTCCAGCGAACTCCAGCAGCTCGTGAGACTGGTCCACTACAAGAGACGGGTGGAGCTTGCAAAACCTCAGCAGGTGGCTGCTGAACACCCTGCaaaagcagagagacagagcaaggCATGGAGCGAGTGAGGAGATCAGGGTAAACACATACAGCAGAGTAACACTTTACgttccaccgtgtgtgtgtgtgtttgagtataCCTGTGTATCTCTCTATTGTATTCAGGGATGTTGAGGAGGAGGCTACTTCTCTCCAGCATCACCAGAATCAAGTGTGATAAAAGCTTCTCATCGGCTCCCTAGAAAACGAGCACATATTTCAGATTGCTTTTAAAAGCTGAAACTAAACGTCCagcattttaaagtgcagtagTTGCCGTTGTAATGATTTTGTACAGAACATTTAGTCTCTTCACCGTAATGACCGTGTTGAAATAAACGTGCAAAAGCACGGGGACAGTCTGGGCACACTGAACAACTCTCGGCCAATCAGCGCTCTCAGCTAGCAGCTCATGGAGCGTGCTCAGTCGGTCGATGGTGTCACCTGTGGAGCGAGAAAGAAAAGTGATTAAATTAGCTTTGTttctgtcactgcccaatgtgagtcaagtgcagatttgagttgtgcatgcgtcactttggtGCAAGTAGCctccaagatgctaacgagagacttctgtaatgtcagtacaataaaaatggacctacttaatgaagttggttcactgctggctacgagttagcatcaaacacaacaaaggttgccAGCTGAATGgggttttgagctaacgttagcgattaaacaatcatagatggataaaaagtttttaaatgatttccattttctgttattgtttgtaatgagaaaagtttattattttatggatttcacaaatttaagtatgacacgttatgccgtaaactgtttaaaatcggagcatgcgcaactcaaatctgcactcgactcacattgggtaGAGACAGTTTCCACAACAAAGACCTACATTTAACAGCTGCTGGTTGTAATGATAGACAGTCTTAACAAATGCAGTCAACATTTCTTAAACACTAAATAACACCATGTTATGTCATAGCATACCTACATCAAATCCATGGAATCTATTGGACATATTTACTGTGGCATGACTAACAATTCAATAACATATTTTTAACCCACTGTCTTTAGGAAATACGATTATTTGCTTCCTTGCTGAAAGTTTAACGAGAAGATAGATGACACACGTCTGTGcacagtaaatatgaagctacagccagcagctggttagcctagcttagcataaaaaggGTGAAACAGCTAGTCTGGCTCTGTTAAAAGCAGTCTGGCTTACCTTAAGTATATTACTGGGATAAAGACGGACATCCGTGAGAGACGCGCCAGATGTCCCTATACTTCCAATACTTCTGCTATCTATTTAGCAAGGGCACTGTTGACTCAGGCCCAGCCAGCGCTGCCCAGGGCgtttgtaattggtttaaataaatacaatcaagacagaatgttttttttctcagttccAAAATAGAAAAGCGGTGTAGCCAGAACACACTCCAGCGCtgacacagtgctgtggagataggtctggcaaagGGAGACTAGTCCAATGCAAGCCCAAAAGGTAACAAATTCTGCCTGCTAGCACCTTTAAAGATCATTAATTAACTTGTTCACTTGTTATACCTGATAAGCACATAAGcgtatttctcaaaatatcaaaGTATTCCTTTAATATTGTTTACCTGAGCCGGCATCCCCTCGAAGCAGGAAGAGGAAAAGCCCTCGGAAAGATGGGTTTCGATATGCATCAGGTGACAGGAGGACACGTCCTCCTGGCTCAGAGATGGGCAAACAAGTTGACCtgcagcacacatacacacacacaaagccagtAAGATGGtggtaaaaaaatatgaacatagTTAAAGATCCCATGATATGGCGCTCTTTGGATgcctttatatagaccgtagtggtcctctaataccgtatctgaagtctcttttccaaaattcagctttggtgcagaattacagccactagagccagtcccacaatgagctttccttagtatgtgccatgttgattctgtagcttttgagggggggggggggggggggtggccttgaccaactgccactttgctcgtatgaaagccatgatgtctctccctcatgggtgggtcaaattctctgggtgggcaaagcagagaaaggggaggtaaccttgccccttatgacctcataaagaaCAAGTTTCCAGATCggcaatctgagctttcattttctcaaaggcagagcaggatactcagggctcggtttacacctattgccatttctagccactgggggaccatagtcAGGCTGgaggaatgcatattaatgtttaaaataactcataaagtgaaattttcatgccatgggacctttaaatcagTCTGATCTGCagtttgtacattttttacacGTTTTTGCTCTA
The nucleotide sequence above comes from Etheostoma spectabile isolate EspeVRDwgs_2016 chromosome 15, UIUC_Espe_1.0, whole genome shotgun sequence. Encoded proteins:
- the mmd2a gene encoding LOW QUALITY PROTEIN: monocyte to macrophage differentiation factor 2a (The sequence of the model RefSeq protein was modified relative to this genomic sequence to represent the inferred CDS: inserted 1 base in 1 codon), which translates into the protein MDFKRTKFGRFMNCRVPASKRYQPTEYEHAANCATHGVWILPSLVGGSVLYFLSVDQWHCVAAWLYERSHRLFVTSTLFQXAAWKISHLRKVEQRFHMCDRMAIYFFIAASYSPWLMLRDLGPWACHMRWLIWLMACVGSLYVFFFHERYKLVELFGYVAMGVVPALVILSMVERAGVCELAVGGVFYVVGVVFFKSDGLVPFAHAIWHLFVAAGACIHYYAIWRYLYLPGPLLQTLR